CCGTTCTCACGCTTACACCTGCTAACGCATAGACACATGTTTGAATGGACTATATCCATAAATGAAGGGATTTAGCTCAGGTGTGTTTTTGCTctctttataaaaataatttaaagataaaattgtttttttgttgttgtttgtattcTAAGTAAGCTAATCGAAgataatcaataaggttatgagtAATGTGAACGCTAAGAGAGTCAAAGCTTGCTGTGCTATGTTTAGATTTTTtgtagtggggttgtatgtatactcctcacgatctgcaaggtaaaattactgcttttgtgaatgtagtcttgtggctttgaagagagcgatataacggcttcagttccccatcagaaagggctgtctgacgacgAGGCAAAGCAGCTGTggagccaccagactccattcacaaaaacagtaattttacctcacagaacatgggagttgctggtctaccgctacatcgatcggttagtctgtttgtgttattgtgtgacttttggatccgaactaacgtgggcgtccacagcagtacatcgcttagcTTCCCTTGCTGACCGCCATCtaggttactgtatgtaatatacTGACCATAAggatgtgtatatactgtatatgtagcagcgtcatcatgcagaaacctatgtctggtcacgtgggaaaaagtttttagaacATACGTACTTCGACCAACATTTTCCTCCTTTTgttctcaaaaaaaaaatcccgtcCACACAAGTACTGTTTTAAAGAAAGcgtcacattattcataaccttattgctTAGCTTACTTTTGGTAACCGACGTCACTGCGTTTTGCTttacggctgagtgggcgtctCCATTTGAAAACTGACTATTGCGATGCCCTTTAGAAGTTACCAGCGGCTCACTGGGCTTGTGTTCAGATTCAAGGAATAATATGCTTAATATTCCAGATAATTTCTAGAGAAATTAAGAAAAACATGTATTCATTAAAATAGCTCCAGTTCTGCAGTAAATCACGTTATCAGAGCTCTGAGGAAACAAAACAATCCAGAGCTGTTCATCATCAGCTCAGTGACAGGTGATACAGTTGATGACTGAGTGTGTACGCCGTGGCAGCGCTCCAGCTCTGGTCTCTGCAGTAGTGTGTTTTGGCTCCTAGTTTTGTGGTTTTTATGAGCTTGTTTTGACATACATATTTATCAAGCAGTGAATATCTTAATGTCTTGACTAAAAATGCTCCTTCATTCCTAACAGCCAACATCTTTTTCACCAGTGATTCCCTCACCTGGCTCTTGTTGGCGGCGACCTTAGCGAACAGCGCTTGGGACACCTTGGCTCTCTTCATCTCCTGCTGAATTTCGTCGTAGATGCCTGACGTAATGTTGACCAGCGACTCCAGCTTCAGCGAGAGGTCGGGGACCGGGCCGCACGGCTTTGGCTGGAACAGAGGATCAACACGGTGATGTAACGCACagtattaaagggactctgaATGGTTGATGTTTGACGAGGAGACGCCATCAGATAAGTTTGGATGGCAGGAAATATCATACAGATTCTTCTAAAGAGATTCATCCACAAATCATTTGTTTACGTATGAGGAGAGGTTATCAGCTGGCGATCTGAGAACAGACGTGTTCCCTGTGCGAGCATCAGCTGCACATCTGCAGCGCACATCTCCACATGAATTTTGTTTACAGATCAAAGTCATTAAGTCGTcctcttttgtctttctttgttgTTTCTGTTTGAATGAACATGTATTGGCTCTGAGAGCTTGTATACACAGCGTTTGAAGTCGTCCACAAGACATGTACAGACCAGCGAGCTCACATTCCCTCAGTGTAAACGATGCTGAGATTATTTTACATAGACATAATAAGAATAGCACAGCCATGAATGGGCATCAGAGGGAACGTCTTATCACTGAATTGTTATGTGCACATGGAAAGAAACGTCCAAATACTGCATAATGTCCTTTATGTTTACAATATGCTCCTATGATGCTTTGAAGCTGTTTTTCCATTATAAATGGGATTTGTTTTAAGACAGTGCATGACGTGCTGCAGTCTGCTCTGTGAGGGCGAGTCAAAGATGGTTGATAACTCACCGAGTTGGAGATCTTAGCCTTGTTCTTCCAGATGGAGGCCCAGGTATCAGGAGTGATCTGGTCATCCAAGCCCCTCTCCCACACTTTCTATGTACACACACGCAAGACACACGGCACGTTACAATCACATGTTTGCATCACATCATCTCAACAACACCACTGACTACATGTAGGGTTGGGTAGTAACGGATTACATGATCAGATTACAAAGAATAAGTAACTACAATCAGCGCAGATTACACTtgaaaaaatttgcaattagtTTATAGTTACATTTTCAAGGATTACTTGATTATGTCTTTAGAAATAAGCATGTTTTTGTAAGGCTAATTTGATTTCACCAATTCTAACTGCCGAATATGTTCTATgcaaggctgtcaaagttaacgcaaattcattttaacgtcaTTCAATTCtttagctggctcagttttaaagctagagtgaagctactggcaccatatgaaactaaaaaacctgaggaatccattggtaccaaccatgtcatactaacttgtcaagaaggaggttaaataacgctctaaacttgcgctaaatttctGCAAGGAAAAACGATCatcgccattttcaaagggggcccttgacctctgacctccagatatgtgaatgaaaacgtgttctatgtgtacccacgagtctcccctttacagacatgcccactttatgataatcacatgcagtttggggcaagtcatagtcaagtcagcacactgacacactgacagctgttgttgcctgttgggctgcagtttgccatgttatgatttgagcatactttttatgctaaatgcagtacctgtgagggtttaaaAAATTGTCATGTAATTTGTATTCAGTAGCTGACTACATTTCAAAGTAATCTGACCCACCACTGGCTGTGTGGTGCACTAACCTGTGAGAGGCGTGGCGGTCCGGGGTTGGAGGAGTTGGAGGCGGGGAGGCCGACCGTAGGGTTCATGGtgcgctctctctcctcctggtAGATCcggtctctctcgctctcagaCAGGATCAAGAAGTTCTGCATCGCTTTCAGATTCACCAGCAGAGACTGCGAGGCGGTGCGAGGGTCCTCCTCCTTCCGCAGGATCTCTGATAACAAACCCTGGACAGAGAAGACACACGAGGAGACACATTTACTCTGTGAACTTTACAggaaccaacagtccaaacctcaacattattacaaataactaaaaacaattataataacttaaaggaaaagcaggaaatcctcACATGTAAGAAGCTGGAACAATACTGGTacttatcaattaatcaactaataacttcagctgtacttgtattaactgttgggtagtttaatttatgataataatataattaaataaaacattttataatatcttgatatgttttgtatgcaaaaaaaaattgtaaagcacaaaatatgtcaaatttgtacttaagtgcagcacttgagttaatgtacttagaatatacagtattagCATATAGGTTGGATgcgcacacaaatacacagacacacacacacacatgcaaaaccTGACTGAAACACACCTGGCCTCTATACCAACAGGTCTACCTCCATTACATTGGTCTAATGGGGCGTGTGGTAACCAGTTTAGCACAGGCTGAATGCATCAGGTGTTTGTGCTGCTGCGAGGGCGGGGAAGGAGACTCAATGACCCAGCGAGCTACCCTGCCACGCTTCCGCTAATCCCACTGAAAATACCATGAGGTGGGTGACCACACAATTATAGTCTATcagtatctatttatttatttctatcaAATACGGCGACTATCCTTTCTCACCTGAACTAGAACTATGATCTGTTTAGTCTGACTCAACGCCACCACAGGATGATCTATATTATTATTCAGATTATCTCCATCCTGGTTTATCTGACGCTACCCTCTCTTATCCTTGACGCGTCACCttgcttctcctcttcctctgatcATTTCACCACCACACTGTCTCCTAATCTTGACCAGTCTGTCCTGTATTCCTACCTGTGTGCGGTTGAAAGCCACACGGGCGAACACGGCCTGGGAGACACTAGCTCTCTTCAGCTCGTCTCTGACCTGCTGGTAGATTTCACAGGAGACCTCGGAGGACGAGGGGTTGCTCCCGGGATGGTCGCCGACGCCTTTGGACGAACCCCGAGGGATGGGCGGGTGGTTGAGGAACTGCTGGTTGATGGCCTGCGGGTGCTGATGGGCCAGCAGGCGGCTAACGGCTAGCTGCTGGTTGATGAGGTGGGCCATGGCGAGCTGTTGACGCACCATCTGCGGGGAGAGTTGAGGGGAGAGCAGCCCACCTGGCCCCAGCAGGGGCTGCAGGGCGCCGGGTGGAGGCGGCGGGGGCGGATGAGGCACCTGGCCCGTACGGAGAGGAGGGCTGTGGTGGAGGGGGCCGTGGGGCGACGGCTGCTGTTGTTGGGGAGGAGGCTGCTGCTGAGGCTGCTGGGAGGGCGACTGCAGATCTCCAGACACCGCCTTCAGGAGGGGGCTGCCGGCTCCCAGGTGACTGAGCTGGGCCAGGCCggccaggtgaggaggaggtcTCTGGCCCAGCACGCAGAAGTCGGCCATGGTGTCTCTCtctactggagaggagaggaaaggagacagTGAGTGTggtcaaacaaagaaaaacaccttCACATGAGCAGAAAGATCGAGAAGAGTCGTTACTTTTGATGTCAGCAGGATCTCGTCCGGCCCACATCTTCTCCAGGTAATCTACTgctcaacaaaacacaaagacaatcaGTCAGAAAGGAAAGACCTGATGATGTTGATTTATATATATGACCAAACGGTTGACAACAATCTCACCTCAAGGTCCATATAATGAAACTTGAAGCtcaacttttaagccaacatgaACAAGACGTCCTCCAAAAAATGGAAAATTGAACATCTGCTGGTGGAGCGACCTTGAGTTGAGATTGATTTGTCAGCTGCTGTTTCCAAGTAAAGAATGAACTTTGAAGCTCATGAACGCGTTTATATAAAACTCCACATACAAAAGATTAATATTCGTTGTCAGGAAAAACCCCAGCTTGTCCAGTTGAGGGAGTTTGTACCTATTGCACCTATCCTCCCGGGCCTCTAGCTCTGAGCGGCAGGTGGAGCAGCCAACGTGATGTTATGAATCCTACTACAGTGAAGGCATGACccaccctactctgcctctgattggcctACAACGATGTTGTTACCCTAACtctaaccaatctcactcctcatgcctaaacctaaccaacccaaccaacaaaGGCCGCaagtactagccaatcagaggcagagtagagCAGGTCATACCTCACTATAGCAGGATTCGTAATTTATCTTACCACTCGCCCTCGcgatctctctttctctttttttaatgagtctggaggccgacagcagagcctaactttacattcaattatatcaaacaaagaaaaatgttttcacctcgtcctaaatcgatactagagtacttccttgtttatgaatgaagcagtaCACGAGTTGAAAGTTCCCCCgaaaatgtccccggaacttaatttagaccaaACACAACAAGTTCAAAAGGTTGAACTTGTCAGCAGCGAGGTCTGTCATCACcccatcttctctctctctctctctctctcttcctatATCCATCTTTCCGTTCAGGCTCAGTGTTTAATGTGATGATTATAGAGTAGCTTCTCAGGAGGGAGATGGGCTGATGGGGTTGATGAAGAGTCATTACAGATGATTTGTTTTGAGTCAGACGGCCATGTTACTGAATATCTCAGCTGATCAGAATCACTGTAGATAGACATTGATCAGTCTGTAACGGTGGTTCTCAGCCTTTTATACAGGGCTACATTTACTTCTACCCTTCACCCAGGTTGCACGTCTGAAGCTGGATTCATACTTGATTCAAGGAGTCATCGATACCTACAGCACAGGTTTTGATTTATATCCAGCGTTGGATTTCCCCCGTTGAAAGCTCCCCTGCAGCGTACGTGATCAAGCCACCGCGCTTGAATTATTCCCCACAGTtaaatgtgtttacattctGTTATTTACTTTATGATATAGAGCGACTGCGTACGCACCGCCTCGTCTCTTTTACTGAATAGGAGATCACTGACATGCAACCACTGTGTTTACGTTCAGTCATTCATGGCCAGCAGAACGTACTGTAGATGTGTGTTACTGAAAAGCAGAAGACTACTGAGCCTTCTTCTACTTCCTAATCTATCAACAATCTCCACTGGTTTCGTCTCGGAGTTGTTAGCAGTTCAGTAGAAAGAGGATTTTTCTCCTCTcagattgtttcatttgaattaaCTGACTCAGTGAATTTGACACTGACCGCTCTTGTTCATCAAAAAATGCATCTAGAAAACAAGAcggatatttgtttttttttaatggaacaAGTGGTAGCAGACACAGTGAGCTGTTAGATGAAGAACTGCAGGCGACAGTCTGCACAGCGAGGCAACCAACTACTTTCACATTCACTGTTCGCAGACTCATGCCGTGTGCAGCATCACAGAATGATGGAAAaacaatagtttgttttgttgCCCCCAGTATTCTGAGACCTGTAAAGTTAGTATTAAACCACATTAAACAGGGTGTCgtcaaatcaaccaggactgaaatcttacgGATCGCCACTTTAACGCTTCCGGGCTTCCCCCGGTAACCCCCCGGGGTTTAACGTCACAATGCTATGAATATTGTGGGTAATTACCTcgggcaaagtctgcagaaatgtgGACTTATGGAACGTGTACATAAATGTCTGCgagagagccctcaagcactCGACGAACTGACAGTGGGACAGCGCTAAACCCTCACAGACTTTACAGGAACATTGGGATTGGACCGTTTACAACCACTGTAAGAGCGTTCAAAGAAGTTGGACCACTGTCCGTCTGTAACATCTCACCTTTGATTTTCTTATACTTCTTGTACCAGCGACCAAACTCCTGGCATTTGGCGGTGGAGACGTTGGCGTAGTAGGAGCTGTTCACTATGGAGGAAATCATACTctgagagaagaaagaaagaaagaggggaaaGATCATTAATAACCAACGTAATATGAAATGCGTACACTCACGCAACAACCTCATGGCAtgctcacataaacacacacacacacacacacacacaatagaaaTAGACAAACATTAATCATCATGATTGGAAGCCACCCATGGAAACTCAAGTCAGTACGTTGCAGAGAGAGAATCtccagccacacacacatatgcttgCAATTGATCAACACCCCCACCAGAGCTGCATTTAAACACAgtttgcacatacacacacgtataAATCTCACACAGCAGTCATCACGCGCCGAGGATAGAGGGCTAAACATGCAGCTGGGGAGTTTAACATGATTGAGGAGACTGCTTAATTTTGTGGTGTGGCGTTTAATTAAAATGAAGCAATAATCAATACAAAGCATGTAGCATTCATTCTAGATGTCTTTATCATTTCATTGAGGTTGAGGAACGTGAGGtactgtgtgttgttgttgttgttaatccAGTTGTTACCTGTGACAGAGGACACTCTTTGGCCAGAGTGCTCTGGTTCATTTCCTTCAGCAGCTCTTTGAGAGCGTTCCTGACCGTCGCGTGGTTCCACTGTTCACAGGGCAGATCCTCCAGCTTTGAAAAACTACAACGagccaaaaacacacacccagGAGTCAGTTACATCTTTAGGTTGAATAAGTCACAAGGACAGTTTGacagttaaaggaatagtttgacattttgggaaatgcactctctttcttgcagagagttatatgagaagattgataccactcttgtGTCTTCACAATGAATATGAAGGTACAGCCAGCaacctgttagcttagcttagcataatgactggaaacaaagggaaacagctagccttgtCTGTTTGCCCAAAGGTACCAAAATCCATCTACTAGCacagaagtgtaaaaatgttaCATCCTAAGAAATCAAACTAATTTACAATAACTGTATCTGCCGACCCCCACACctcaaaaaacacataataaaaaagaaaaagaaaaggttgGATTTGGTGTAGGGAACATCTTCAAGTAGACCATTgtgtaattgttttttgtacTCTCTACTATTTCACAATAATAGTAAATAATTAGTTAAATTCCTTATCCTatgatttattttctaaattttTTTTGGACTATCTTTTGGCCCTGGACTTGTGACTTCCTGGAGTGTCctctggttgcctggcaacgtcTCCTGGCCAAGAAACAATcagaccatagaaatagaaaaggAGTAGAATGAACATTGAACTGTTCGccgtggtcatttgactagtacaaaagaaaaatggcgattgttgttagttgttatggtcgTAAAAGTGTGTCACACATTGTTGCTCCGCAGGCTAAGCTGGCAGTGGAGGTCGTCACTGAGCCGAATCAACATCTGTTGAGGCCAATTCATACTGTCTTTCTTACTTAGGCCTATAAAAGGGACAGCCGGCATGGCGGGACTACACGCATACAGAAGCCGACGCTGTTATGTTACACGTCACACCAGCAATAGTGAGTCTGTGACTTGCCGCAAGTCGGTTTATACAGAAGTTTTACGGAATACAACGGTCACAATGGCAACAATACACATAAAAATAGCCGCTGCTCTGACCACCTcgctacgttgatttgaatgggaatgccccttctactcctattctactTCTATGAGTCAGACACATAACCACAACTTGTTGTTTTCACACTTCAGTTTGTGTACGTATTGAATAAACGAGATATGATGTGTTAATTATTGAGCTTTAGAAGTGCTGCTAGATGAATTTTGTTGCCTTCAATCAGAGCCAGGCTagttgtttccctctgtttccagtcattATGCTAATCTAAgttaaccggctgctggctgtagcttcatatttaccactcagacatgagagtgatattaatcttctcatctaacttttcCTTTAATCCTAAATTAACCCCAAATTAAGCCCAAAACCCACTGATCTCTCAAACATCCTGTATTAACCTCAACCTCAAACCCACCACTTCCTGTATCTTCCCCACAATCTTCCCGTTTCTATTTCACTTTAACCTCAAATGAATCATTTCGACTCCGAGCACAAAGTGTGCCAAAGCTCTGCCATCACCATGGATACGCACATAAACACGTAAACAAACCTGGCTGGTACGTTCCaagacaataacaataataagcaTCTCATCTGGAGTTTATCTGGTTTTATCTGTCCATCAAGACTGTGCTTCACTTATTCGAGGGAGCTATGAGTTCCTGGCACACGGAGACAGATAATAGATAAATCCCCACCGGGTTGTTTAGTGTTTCAATATTGCTTCTTTCAAATTTGATAGATATGGTAAATTCTTGAACCGCAATCAGCTGCCATTACGTCAGCCGCCCAGCGGACCCAGTGTCTGAGTCAGTGTAACCGCACGGTTTAAAAGCCTCGTCTGCAGAAAATATGGACGTGCAGATTTCtactttctctctgaaatatCACACAGAATTATTTTAGATCGTGGTAAAGTGAAACGTGTAAACTCAGTCTGACCTGTGCAGCTGGATGCGTAGCGTGACCATGTGGTAGACCTCCATCAACATGTCGGCGACTGTCGCTTCCGGTGCGTCAGTCAGGAAGTGGATGGGCAGAGCGTTCCACCTTCCCACCTTGATGATACCTGGACAGAGACACCAAAGATTTGTtatttaatgtttgtatttgttttaacattttgaCGTTATACAACAATACAGACAGCACAAATgtgacaaagcaaaataaaagaaaggatTATAAAGAGGGTGGAAAACACAATAGAGAGctacataaacaacaaaaggcaCATAATATTCTGTTAACTAGTACCACGTAACAGAGGAGTGGActtgagtcacatgacttgcAATCGAGTCAGATTCCAGTCACagatttgatgactttagactcgacaacttgcaactcgactttgactttaacaccagtgactcgagacttcacttggacttgagccttttgacttgaaaataccaagcccaaagattaaaaagtatgtaaTTCAAAAAGTGTGCCAATCAATGCATGAATGTTAACGCTAATCATTCCCAGCAATTCAACgcttaattccccagatccactttgctTTTGAACCGatccgacagcatccaatcaagttgcaggagaaaaccatgaggAATAAACGCGACCTTACTGAGTGCCAGtcggaaaaaaaacatacaaaagatCATTTTGTTCATGTACAATAACTATGTGGcagtcaacaaaaaacaaattgcagTACGCAATTAGAGACGGAAATGCAActgacattacattttgtgacgaGCGCATtgtgacttgtttaggactcaaaactcaaagttCATGAACAAAGTCCTGCAACCAAAGCTGCCTTTGGATTGGTTTGAATTGCGTTTTATCTAATATCAGCCGTGTATCGGACGCTATGGCTCATCGACGATCGGCAATTGTATCGGCAGCAAAAAACGTGATCGGGGGAATCCCCTTTTTGTGTATTTTGGGGTTTATGTCAGCCAACAAAAAATCCTCCAAAAGTCCAGACAGATAAAAAGAGCTTTTTATGTTTAATCCTGTGCGTGTGCTCacggtgtgtgtttgtatttgtgcaGTGTCGTCATATGTAAATATCTCCAGTTGAATTTCTTTAAGAAGAATATAAAGactaacaaaaaaaagcatccaAACACAAGacgtaacacacacaaacacacatgtgcacgTCACCTACtggttcacacacactcacacacacacacacacacagaggggttTTCATGGGGACTGGCTGGAGCTGTGAAAACTAAACAAAGCTAATCGCATTACTATCCTCTAAATGAGATCCAGACGGGTCCTgagaagtctctctctctgtcctctggttcctccctctctccctcccacctcccctcctcctcccatatctccttttcttcctcctctcctcctcctctcttctccccaGACTCCTCTGATCTCTTTTTGTTCTCCCCCAGACTCCTCTGATCTCTTTTTGTTCTCTTCCACTGTGTTTATATCTCGGTTATATCTTTGATTCGCGTCAGGCCGAGCTGTGTTCTTAATTATCTGGTCGTACACGAGGAGCATCATTTAATCCACTATGAGCTAAATGGACCGGACCCCTCAGGGTGGAGAAGAACCCCAGAGGAACCCAAGACCACCATGACGATGTTTAAGAACCCAAACCGAACCAGATAACCATATTATCAGATTAGTTTTAGTTCAACTGGACCGCATGAAAATCTGCTTTTTCAGTAAGAAATGTCATATTTatgtgagaaaaatatatacattttatttaaaaagagaatAAGAGTTAGAAAAATAGCACATTTTTACATATTAATCACATGTGGAGCACCATTTCACAtgtgaaaaatgtatatatacatgtggtTTTGTAAAATTACACTTCGTGGTGCAGGCAAATGTGATTTtccaatattttcatattaaatttaatgtaaatttgatgtaatttcacatttaaaattacattttctagGGCTATCAGAGCTAaagcgataacgcgttaacgcaaatttgttttaacaccactaatttctttaaagcattaacacaacttgcgatttctaggttgtagcgggctcagttttaaagctagagggaagatactggtatcatatgaaactaaaaaacctaaagaatctgtTAGTACCGACCATGTCATGCTATCTTGTCGCGGAGGAGGCTAAACAACGCTCccaacttgcgctaaattttgtccATATTGAAAGGGgtccttgacctctaacctcaagatatgtgaatgaaatctctgagatgaacagagtgaaaactgtttcttattagataaaacagaagttgacaaactgcataactTGCATGTGAagaaaggtaataaatc
This DNA window, taken from Sebastes fasciatus isolate fSebFas1 chromosome 14, fSebFas1.pri, whole genome shotgun sequence, encodes the following:
- the satb2 gene encoding DNA-binding protein SATB2 isoform X3 encodes the protein MERGGESPITQDSPERRGGSPDLGGLPPPGKKGRLELNGSPTGPRIRLNGAPLRPLGGLMIPVFCVVEQADGGIQSQTDVCEGREEHAEFVLVRKDILFSQLVETALLALGYSHSSAAQAHGIIKVGRWNALPIHFLTDAPEATVADMLMEVYHMVTLRIQLHSFSKLEDLPCEQWNHATVRNALKELLKEMNQSTLAKECPLSQSMISSIVNSSYYANVSTAKCQEFGRWYKKYKKIKVDYLEKMWAGRDPADIKIERDTMADFCVLGQRPPPHLAGLAQLSHLGAGSPLLKAVSGDLQSPSQQPQQQPPPQQQQPSPHGPLHHSPPLRTGQVPHPPPPPPPGALQPLLGPGGLLSPQLSPQMVRQQLAMAHLINQQLAVSRLLAHQHPQAINQQFLNHPPIPRGSSKGVGDHPGSNPSSSEVSCEIYQQGLLSEILRKEEDPRTASQSLLVNLKAMQNFLILSESERDRIYQEERERTMNPTVGLPASNSSNPGPPRLSQKVWERGLDDQITPDTWASIWKNKAKISNSPKPCGPVPDLSLKLESLVNITSGIYDEIQQEMKRAKVSQALFAKVAANKSQGWLCELLRWKENPSPENRTLWENLCTIRRFLALPQPDRDLAYEEESRHHHSERLHTVLHLPQDTQLFCLSRQALHRPPPTPMKEHRLSPMREEQSSLTPVNDEGSQNMVTGAAGVCQPGSVISAGSNKKPRSRTKISLEALGILQSFIQDVGLYPDQEAIHTLSAQLDLPKHTIIKFFQNQRYHVKHHGRLKELGEGAAASGGVDVSEYREEELLSGSEDPESSEDGTEEIYQTTDGNGGSTAGLNQPPVSSSSNSSQSSSGNNIAQEEDKVHGRPGGPLGPGSSSSSPREQADYQR
- the satb2 gene encoding DNA-binding protein SATB2 isoform X2, whose translation is MERGGESPITQDSPERRGGSPDLGGLPPPGKKGRLELNGSPTGPRIRLNGAPLRPLGGLMIPVFCVVEQADGGIQSQTDVCEGREEHAEFVLVRKDILFSQLVETALLALGYSHSSAAQAHGIIKVGRWNALPIHFLTDAPEATVADMLMEVYHMVTLRIQLHSFSKLEDLPCEQWNHATVRNALKELLKEMNQSTLAKECPLSQSMISSIVNSSYYANVSTAKCQEFGRWYKKYKKIKVDYLEKMWAGRDPADIKIERDTMADFCVLGQRPPPHLAGLAQLSHLGAGSPLLKAVSGDLQSPSQQPQQQPPPQQQQPSPHGPLHHSPPLRTGQVPHPPPPPPPGALQPLLGPGGLLSPQLSPQMVRQQLAMAHLINQQLAVSRLLAHQHPQAINQQFLNHPPIPRGSSKGVGDHPGSNPSSSEVSCEIYQQVRDELKRASVSQAVFARVAFNRTQGLLSEILRKEEDPRTASQSLLVNLKAMQNFLILSESERDRIYQEERERTMNPTVGLPASNSSNPGPPRLSQKVWERGLDDQITPDTWASIWKNKAKISNSPKPCGPVPDLSLKLESLVNITSGIYDEIQQEMKRAKVSQALFAKVAANKSQGWLCELLRWKENPSPENRTLWENLCTIRRFLALPQPDRDLAYEEESRHHHSERLHTVLHLPQDTQALHRPPPTPMKEHRLSPMREEQSSLTPVNDEGSQNMVTGAAGVCQPGSVISAGSNKKPRSRTKISLEALGILQSFIQDVGLYPDQEAIHTLSAQLDLPKHTIIKFFQNQRYHVKHHGRLKELGEGAAASGGVDVSEYREEELLSGSEDPESSEDGTEEIYQTTDGNGGSTAGLNQPPVSSSSNSSQSSSGNNIAQEEDKVHGRPGGPLGPGSSSSSPREQADYQR
- the satb2 gene encoding DNA-binding protein SATB2 isoform X1, with the translated sequence MERGGESPITQDSPERRGGSPDLGGLPPPGKKGRLELNGSPTGPRIRLNGAPLRPLGGLMIPVFCVVEQADGGIQSQTDVCEGREEHAEFVLVRKDILFSQLVETALLALGYSHSSAAQAHGIIKVGRWNALPIHFLTDAPEATVADMLMEVYHMVTLRIQLHSFSKLEDLPCEQWNHATVRNALKELLKEMNQSTLAKECPLSQSMISSIVNSSYYANVSTAKCQEFGRWYKKYKKIKVDYLEKMWAGRDPADIKIERDTMADFCVLGQRPPPHLAGLAQLSHLGAGSPLLKAVSGDLQSPSQQPQQQPPPQQQQPSPHGPLHHSPPLRTGQVPHPPPPPPPGALQPLLGPGGLLSPQLSPQMVRQQLAMAHLINQQLAVSRLLAHQHPQAINQQFLNHPPIPRGSSKGVGDHPGSNPSSSEVSCEIYQQVRDELKRASVSQAVFARVAFNRTQGLLSEILRKEEDPRTASQSLLVNLKAMQNFLILSESERDRIYQEERERTMNPTVGLPASNSSNPGPPRLSQKVWERGLDDQITPDTWASIWKNKAKISNSPKPCGPVPDLSLKLESLVNITSGIYDEIQQEMKRAKVSQALFAKVAANKSQGWLCELLRWKENPSPENRTLWENLCTIRRFLALPQPDRDLAYEEESRHHHSERLHTVLHLPQDTQLFCLSRQALHRPPPTPMKEHRLSPMREEQSSLTPVNDEGSQNMVTGAAGVCQPGSVISAGSNKKPRSRTKISLEALGILQSFIQDVGLYPDQEAIHTLSAQLDLPKHTIIKFFQNQRYHVKHHGRLKELGEGAAASGGVDVSEYREEELLSGSEDPESSEDGTEEIYQTTDGNGGSTAGLNQPPVSSSSNSSQSSSGNNIAQEEDKVHGRPGGPLGPGSSSSSPREQADYQR